The Alcaligenes faecalis sequence TACCCCAGCCCATCTTCTGGCTCCCCGTATCGCCTTTATTCAAGCGTGCTGGCACAAGGACATTGTGGATCAGGCCCGCCTGGGTTTTATCGACGAAGTCAAAGCCATGGGCCACGACAGCAGCCAGATCGAGGTCTTTGAAGTGGGCGGCGCCTTTGAAATCCCGCTACATGCGCAACGTCTGGCCCAATCGGGTCAATATGCCGCTGTTGTGGCTGCCGGTCTGGTGGTTGATGGCGGTATCTATCGCCACGACTTTGTAGCGACCGCCGTGATTCAAGGCTTGATGCAAGTCCAGCTCAGCACCAACGTGCCGGTGTTTTCAGTCGTGCTGACTCCTCACCATTTCCATGATGGCAAAGAACACCACGATTACTTCCACCGTCACTTTGTGATCAAGGGGCAGGAAGCGGCCCGTACGTGCCTGGATACCGTGAGCAAGTTGCAGGCTCTGCCTGCGGCATCTGTCGCCGCGCTCTAAATGGCAAGGCGGCCTGAAAAGGCCGCCTTCAATCCCAACCCTCTGGGCTACTTTTACCCGCAGCACCAGGGTTAGCCAGAAGCTTGCTGGTCATCTGTCTGATAACGTCGGTATCAAGACTGATTACGCTTGCGCGACGAGTCTATACCCAGTTGTTTAAGCTTGCGATACAAGTGGGTGCGCTCCAGACCGGTACGCTCCGACACGCGTGTCATACTGTGATTTTCACGGCGCAGATGATACTCAAAATAAATGCGCTCGAACTCGTCACGCGCTTCGCGCAATGGCAGATCCAAAGAGATGCTGCCTAGCTGAGACTCATCCTGCTCGACTTCAGGGACGGCCATGGCTGGTGCCAGACCGGGAGCCATTGCTGCTGCATCCGGACGACGATCACCCCCTTGAGCCATCGGGCGAGCTGCGACTGCCAGCGATTTGGGGGCAACAGTACGCTCCAGCCCCGAGGCTACGGTCTTGAGCAGTCGCTGCATGGTGATGGGTTTTTCCAGGAAATCCACCGCCCCAATACGGGTGGCTTCCACCGCGGTATCCACCGTGGCATGGCCACTCATCATGACCACAGGCATATCCAGCAAGCCTTGGGAGGCCCACTCTTTGAGCAGGCTGACACCGTCCGTGTCTGGCATCCAGATATCCAGCAAGACCAGATCGGGACGGCCCCGCAAGCGTGCCTCGCGAGCCTGGGCGGCATTTTCTGCCAATTGCACGGTGTGCCCTTCGTCGTAAAGAATTTCCGACAAAAGTTCCCGAATGCCGATTTCGTCATCAACTACCAGAATTCTGGCCATAAAACGTCACCTACGTGATTTTTTACGCATTATCGTTTGCTCGCCGCCCAGAGTCCAGACGAATATGCTGGCCAGCAAGCCGGGTAAAGAGGATGGAAATGCGAGCCCCCCCCTCACGACGATTGGAAACATCGATTCTGCCGCCGTGCTCCTCGATGATTTTCTTAACTATAGCAAGTCCCAGACCCGTACCGGTGGGCTTGGTGGTTACGTAAGGCTCAAAAACACGCACCAGCATCTGGGGATCAAAACCAGGTCCGTTATCTGACACCACAAAACTGACTGCACCAGAAGAATCGGAACCTTCTACGCCCGCAATCATGGTTTTAACAAATACATGCGCCTGGTCAAGTGATTGATCCTGAGCCGCCGCTTCACGGGCATTGGCCAACAGATTATGGATAACCTGACGCAGTTGCGTCGGATCCCCTTGCACCATGGGCAAATCGGGGTCCAGCTCCACATCGATCGCCACACTATAACCATCGTCCCGGACCATGCCTTCTTCCGGGTCCCAACCATATAAAGTCAACACTTCAGTAATCAGCTCGTTCAGATTCAGAGCTTGCATCTGAGTAGCGGGCTTACGAGCATACTCTCGGAAATCTTCCACCATCTTTTTCAGCGAACTAACTTGATTGACGATGGTATTGGTATAGCGCAGCAACATGGCAGCATGGACGTCATCCAACTGCGACTCCAGTTTCATGGCCAGACGTTCGGCAGACAACTGAATAGGCGTCAAGGGGTTCTTGATCTCGTGTGCCAGACGTCGGGCCACCTCGCTCCAGGCCACCAGACGGCTGGCGGAAATCACGTCAGTAATATCGTCAAACACCACCAGATAGCCGGTTGGTTGACCATCCACACGCAACAAGGTACCACGAGCCAAAACGGTGACGATAGTATCACGCGCTTCATTACCTTCTTGCATTTCCAATTCAAACTGCTGCTGCCAATAAGGGTGATCCGAGCCCATGGCCTGATGCGTGGAAAAGGCTTCTCGTATCACCGAAGCAAAAGTCACGGCCCCTTCCAGCGTTTCCAACGGACGCCCTTTAATCGAGCGCAAATCCACCTGCAAGATACGCTGCGCGCCCTGGTTGAACATGGTGACACGGAACATCTCGTCAAAAGCCAACACACCACTGGACAGGTTACTGAGCACCGACTCCAAGTACATATTGGAGCGTTCCAACTGCAGGCGATTTTTCTCAACCATGCGACGCGCTTCATCCAACTGTCGGGTCATGGCATTGAAAGAGCGCGTCAGTTGGCCGACTTCATCCTTGGCAGGTGGCTCAGGCAAAGCACGGTAGTCCCCTACCCCCACCGCTTGCGTCCCGGCGGCCAGCGTCAATAATGGGCGCGTCAGGCGGCGCGACAAGGCCAAGGCGGCCGCCACTGCCGTAAACACAGCCAGGATCAAAGCCAGCGTCAGCGTAATACCGTAGAGCTTGCGCAAGCCCTGACGAGACAAGGCCAGCTCCTGATAATCCCGAAACCCTTGCTGCACCTGGTTGGCATTGCGTGCAATCTTGTCCGGCACAGGCTGAATGACCTGCAGCCAGCGCGAGTCTGCCGTACCACTCAAGGTCGCCGCAAAGCGATTGGGATCCGCCAAAGGCAGAACCGTGCGCAGGCGCAAGCCTGTTGACTCTGCAGGTACCCCGCCTTCATCGAGCCCGTTATCGTGAACAGGGGCATCATCATCCACCTCGGCAGCCGAATAGCGGCCTGCAATACGCAGCTGATTCATCACGCTGGAGGGCGGCATATCAGGTAGCAGCGTGTCATAGCGGCCCGAGGAAAAGGCAATCAAACGACCATTGCCCGAAAACACCATTGCCTCCGTCACCCCGCTGTTCTCACGCAAGGAGATCAGCAAACTGCTGTACTGCGCACTATCTGCCTTGTTCAGTGCCGACACCATTTCATTTGCCCGACCTTCCAGCTCGTTCAACTGCGAATCCAGGGCGGCGCGGCCCAGGCTCAAGCCCGACTCCAGCGCCGAATCCACCCGTACATTGAACCAGGACTCGATAGAACGTGACATGAACTGCACCGAAAGCAGATAAATCAGCGCCCCCGGAATAATGCCGATCAAGGTGAAATAAAAAGCAAAGCGCGCCGTCATACGGGCACCAAACTGACGTCGGCGTATTTGTCTGAACAGACGAATCGTCAGCAACAGCACCCAGGAAATCAGCGTGGCGGCCAATACACCGTTAAGCACCAACAGCAAGTCATACTGCTGTGCGTAGCGCGAGGCGTTGCCCGTAGACCAGACAAGAAGCGAAAACAGCGCCAAGGCGCTGACCCCCGCTCCGAACAGAGCGGTGCGCAAGATCCAACGAATCAAGGTTGGGGCTCGT is a genomic window containing:
- a CDS encoding ATP-binding protein: MRWILRTALFGAGVSALALFSLLVWSTGNASRYAQQYDLLLVLNGVLAATLISWVLLLTIRLFRQIRRRQFGARMTARFAFYFTLIGIIPGALIYLLSVQFMSRSIESWFNVRVDSALESGLSLGRAALDSQLNELEGRANEMVSALNKADSAQYSSLLISLRENSGVTEAMVFSGNGRLIAFSSGRYDTLLPDMPPSSVMNQLRIAGRYSAAEVDDDAPVHDNGLDEGGVPAESTGLRLRTVLPLADPNRFAATLSGTADSRWLQVIQPVPDKIARNANQVQQGFRDYQELALSRQGLRKLYGITLTLALILAVFTAVAAALALSRRLTRPLLTLAAGTQAVGVGDYRALPEPPAKDEVGQLTRSFNAMTRQLDEARRMVEKNRLQLERSNMYLESVLSNLSSGVLAFDEMFRVTMFNQGAQRILQVDLRSIKGRPLETLEGAVTFASVIREAFSTHQAMGSDHPYWQQQFELEMQEGNEARDTIVTVLARGTLLRVDGQPTGYLVVFDDITDVISASRLVAWSEVARRLAHEIKNPLTPIQLSAERLAMKLESQLDDVHAAMLLRYTNTIVNQVSSLKKMVEDFREYARKPATQMQALNLNELITEVLTLYGWDPEEGMVRDDGYSVAIDVELDPDLPMVQGDPTQLRQVIHNLLANAREAAAQDQSLDQAHVFVKTMIAGVEGSDSSGAVSFVVSDNGPGFDPQMLVRVFEPYVTTKPTGTGLGLAIVKKIIEEHGGRIDVSNRREGGARISILFTRLAGQHIRLDSGRRANDNA
- a CDS encoding response regulator gives rise to the protein MARILVVDDEIGIRELLSEILYDEGHTVQLAENAAQAREARLRGRPDLVLLDIWMPDTDGVSLLKEWASQGLLDMPVVMMSGHATVDTAVEATRIGAVDFLEKPITMQRLLKTVASGLERTVAPKSLAVAARPMAQGGDRRPDAAAMAPGLAPAMAVPEVEQDESQLGSISLDLPLREARDEFERIYFEYHLRRENHSMTRVSERTGLERTHLYRKLKQLGIDSSRKRNQS
- a CDS encoding 6,7-dimethyl-8-ribityllumazine synthase, with product MNSITPAHLLAPRIAFIQACWHKDIVDQARLGFIDEVKAMGHDSSQIEVFEVGGAFEIPLHAQRLAQSGQYAAVVAAGLVVDGGIYRHDFVATAVIQGLMQVQLSTNVPVFSVVLTPHHFHDGKEHHDYFHRHFVIKGQEAARTCLDTVSKLQALPAASVAAL